From a region of the Penaeus vannamei isolate JL-2024 chromosome 32, ASM4276789v1, whole genome shotgun sequence genome:
- the LOC113813506 gene encoding collagen alpha-2(I) chain-like, whose amino-acid sequence MSSGGILRLMHLCLRRVRSAAGPVRSRSRPHQVPSASGPVRIRSRPHQVRSAAGPVRSRSRPQQVRSAAGPVRSRSGPQQVPSAAGPVHSRSGPQQVRSAAGPVRSRSRPQQVPSAAGPVRSRSGSQQVPFAAGPVRSRSGPQQVRSAAGPVRSRSGPQQVPSAAGPVRSRSGPQQVPSAAGPVRSRSGPQQVPSAAGPVRSRSGPQQVRSAAGPVRSRSGPQQVPSASGPVRSRSGPQQVRSAAGPVRSRSRPQQVRSTAGPVRSRSGPQQVPSAAGPVRSRSGPQQVRSAAGPVRSRSRPQQVRSAAGPVRSRSGPQQVPSAPCPPSAPEKCLRYHRHLTRTPLPVPRSLTPLPPVM is encoded by the coding sequence ATGTCATCCGGCGGTATTCTGAGACTCATGCACCTTTGTCTTCGGCGCGTCCGGTCCGCAGCAGGTCCGGTCCGCAGCAGGTCCCGTCCGCATCAGGTCCCGTCCGCATCAGGTCCCGTCCGCATCAGGTCCCGTCCGCATCAGGTCCGGTCCGCAGCAGGTCCGGTCCGCAGCAGGTCCCGTCCGCAGCAGGTCCGGTCCGCAGCAGGTCCGGTCCGCAGCAGGTCCGGTCCGCAGCAGGTCCCGTCCGCAGCAGGTCCGGTCCACAGCAGGTCCGGTCCACAGCAGGTCCGGTCCGCAGCAGGTCCGGTCCGCAGCAGGTCCCGTCCGCAGCAGGTCCCGTCCGCAGCAGGTCCGGTCCGCAGCAGGTCCGGTTCGCAGCAGGTCCCGTTCGCAGCAGGTCCCGTCCGCAGCAGGTCCGGTCCGCAGCAGGTCCGGTCCGCAGCAGGTCCCGTCCGCAGCAGGTCCGGTCCGCAGCAGGTCCCGTCCGCAGCAGGTCCCGTCCGCAGCAGGTCCGGTCCGCAGCAGGTACCGTCCGCAGCAGGTCCGGTCCGCAGCAGGTCCGGTCCGCAGCAGGTCCCGTCCGCAGCAGGTCCCGTTCGCAGCAGGTCCGGTCCGCAGCAGGTCCGGTCCGCAGCAGGTCCCGTCCGCAGCAGGTCCGGTCCGCAGCAGGTCCCGTCCGCATCAGGTCCGGTCCGCAGCAGGTCCGGTCCGCAGCAGGTCCGGTCCGCAGCAGGTCCGGTCCGCAGCAGGTCCCGTCCGCAGCAGGTCCGGTCCACAGCAGGTCCGGTCCGCAGCAGGTCCGGTCCGCAGCAGGTCCCGTCCGCAGCAGGTCCGGTCCGCAGCAGGTCCGGTCCGCAGCAGGTCCGGTCCGCAGCAGGTCCGGTCCGCAGCAGGTCCCGTCCGCAGCAGGTCCGGTCCGCAGCAGGTCCGGTCCGCAGCAGGTCCGGTCCGCAGCAGGTCCCGTCCGCGCCTTGTCCGCCGTCCGCTCCCGAGAAATGCCTCCGCTATCACCGCCATCTGACCCGGACGCCGTTGCCGGTACCACGCTCCCTGACGCCTCTCCCGCCCGTCATGTGA